Proteins encoded by one window of Erysipelothrix rhusiopathiae:
- a CDS encoding FUSC family protein produces MDTKYLPGLRILKTTLAVAICLITAWTLNYPAPFYAAITAVLMMKSSPEHAVRASLDRILGTLFGGIIGILFLLITIYFNIPSESLAYTLLIVAVLLVDLTLCKILNLREYATSMSAILVLAVLLNHNGTQGDAIQYMIRRILETLFGIFISVIINKYINHKEDLS; encoded by the coding sequence ATGGACACGAAATATTTACCGGGTTTACGAATTTTAAAAACAACCCTCGCGGTTGCAATCTGTCTCATCACTGCTTGGACGTTAAACTATCCTGCTCCCTTTTATGCAGCGATTACCGCCGTTTTAATGATGAAGTCATCACCGGAACATGCAGTGCGTGCTTCGCTTGATCGTATCTTAGGAACTTTATTTGGAGGAATCATCGGAATCTTATTTCTACTCATTACAATCTATTTTAATATTCCCAGTGAGTCTTTAGCTTATACGCTACTCATTGTGGCTGTGCTTTTAGTAGATCTAACACTTTGTAAAATATTAAATCTTCGTGAGTACGCTACATCCATGTCAGCGATTTTAGTCCTTGCGGTCTTACTGAATCATAATGGAACTCAAGGCGATGCAATACAGTATATGATCCGACGCATCCTTGAAACGCTTTTTGGAATCTTTATTTCTGTTATTATCAATAAGTATATCAACCATAAGGAAGATTTATCCTAA
- a CDS encoding AgrD family cyclic lactone autoinducer peptide — protein MKKIVNHVVNGLLKISDQATTLSLWSFYKPELPKKK, from the coding sequence ATGAAAAAAATAGTTAATCACGTTGTAAACGGTCTGTTGAAAATTTCAGATCAAGCAACGACATTATCACTATGGTCTTTCTATAAGCCAGAATTGCCAAAGAAAAAATAA
- a CDS encoding LytR/AlgR family response regulator transcription factor → MIKIAIVDDETIMHDRLREVVNQTLLSRDIDYRVLIFDNPDDVLSCVKQTKIDIVLLDIELGSRNGVELAKRLSLDSPSTVVVFITSYEGYIKDAFGLNVYDYILKQELDLQLPEALIQLTTRLTQRDSVVFKFDSGILNLELMEIVFALYENRNITIFTQDESYVMKSTSLTKVYESLPESMFIQPNSRYIVNMMYIQEMRKGVIKLKGYDDLIEVSRGQFKNLYQNYLDFLVESERL, encoded by the coding sequence ATGATTAAAATAGCAATTGTTGATGATGAAACGATAATGCATGATCGTCTTCGGGAAGTTGTGAATCAAACGCTGCTTAGCCGAGATATTGATTATCGCGTCTTAATCTTTGATAATCCAGATGATGTGTTGTCATGTGTTAAACAGACCAAGATCGATATTGTTTTATTGGATATCGAGTTGGGTTCTCGAAATGGCGTTGAGTTAGCGAAACGTCTTTCTTTGGATAGTCCAAGTACCGTTGTTGTGTTTATCACTTCCTATGAGGGCTATATTAAGGACGCATTTGGTCTGAATGTCTATGACTATATCTTAAAGCAAGAATTGGATTTGCAGTTGCCAGAGGCGTTAATTCAACTTACAACACGTCTTACACAACGTGATAGTGTTGTTTTTAAGTTTGATTCAGGGATTTTAAATTTAGAACTCATGGAAATTGTCTTTGCATTGTATGAAAATCGAAATATAACGATTTTTACTCAAGATGAATCCTATGTCATGAAGTCAACCAGTCTCACAAAAGTGTATGAGAGTTTACCTGAATCCATGTTTATTCAACCCAATAGTCGTTATATTGTGAATATGATGTATATTCAAGAGATGCGAAAAGGGGTTATCAAACTGAAGGGGTATGATGATCTGATTGAAGTTTCACGCGGTCAGTTTAAAAATTTATATCAAAATTACTTGGATTTCTTAGTAGAAAGTGAGCGATTGTAG
- a CDS encoding GHKL domain-containing protein: MTNEGMMLIGEALFCLLDVLLLFRAAQVFLTTKDNHKFKFWGVTFLTSFLIFSATVSTAFSSFVSIIMGVLLVVYVFVLFDGSVFAKVMSAIVYYLLLGIITILVISAVVKITNIQVDVLMGATELRMIVMFGIKTITIILIELLRRLLGPKQFTQDIFVSNYTLGYLVVNLLVIIVLFDIVLTQDYIISKNLIFYFIIIQTILISIMFMIISNYFEMKVKNETYQTMIDAFNLYQKREVERVESDVEVLKLKHDLKNHMASLSYMIESGKDDEARNYIHELIHHEALKTYVNTPNPVINAIVNSKITQNPHIHFVTRVGISEFKIEPYDLTVLLGNALDNAIEAAGKCERNRVVKLYLEENSQFCKIQVLNTFHEMPRMKDGVYLSSKRLGDKRGFGMVAMKETTNKYLGRMDSKIEDDYFKLTLILSKSS, from the coding sequence ATGACAAATGAAGGCATGATGCTTATTGGGGAAGCATTGTTTTGTCTTTTAGATGTATTGTTGCTTTTTAGAGCGGCGCAAGTCTTTCTTACAACTAAAGATAATCATAAATTCAAATTCTGGGGTGTTACCTTCCTAACATCCTTTTTAATTTTTAGCGCAACCGTATCGACAGCATTTTCCTCCTTTGTTTCGATTATTATGGGGGTGCTGCTGGTTGTTTATGTATTTGTGCTTTTTGATGGAAGTGTTTTTGCGAAGGTCATGTCCGCAATTGTTTATTATCTGCTGTTAGGAATTATCACAATTCTTGTAATATCCGCAGTTGTAAAGATTACCAATATTCAAGTTGATGTCTTGATGGGTGCAACCGAATTAAGAATGATTGTGATGTTTGGGATTAAGACCATTACAATCATTCTCATTGAGTTATTACGACGGTTATTAGGGCCAAAGCAGTTTACCCAAGATATTTTCGTATCTAACTATACACTCGGTTATCTTGTTGTGAATCTTCTCGTAATCATTGTACTTTTTGATATTGTTTTGACTCAAGATTATATTATTTCTAAAAATCTTATCTTTTACTTTATTATAATCCAGACTATCTTAATTTCAATCATGTTTATGATTATCAGTAACTACTTTGAAATGAAGGTCAAAAACGAGACCTATCAAACGATGATTGATGCGTTTAATTTATACCAAAAACGTGAAGTGGAACGTGTAGAATCCGATGTGGAAGTATTAAAACTTAAACATGATCTCAAAAATCATATGGCATCTTTATCGTATATGATCGAGTCTGGGAAAGATGATGAAGCCCGTAATTATATCCATGAGCTGATTCATCATGAGGCTTTGAAAACGTATGTGAATACACCCAATCCCGTTATTAATGCCATCGTAAACTCTAAAATTACTCAAAATCCACACATCCATTTTGTAACCCGTGTCGGTATTTCTGAATTTAAAATTGAACCGTATGATTTAACAGTATTATTGGGAAACGCTTTAGACAATGCTATTGAAGCTGCAGGAAAATGCGAACGTAATCGTGTGGTGAAGTTATATCTTGAAGAGAACAGCCAGTTTTGTAAGATTCAAGTTTTAAATACATTTCATGAAATGCCACGAATGAAAGATGGTGTTTACCTTTCTTCAAAACGACTTGGGGATAAACGTGGTTTTGGGATGGTTGCTATGAAAGAAACAACGAATAAATATTTAGGAAGAATGGATAGTAAAATTGAAGATGATTATTTCAAACTAACATTGATTCTTTCAAAATCATCATAA
- a CDS encoding accessory gene regulator B family protein has translation MKKISFKLSHNFYKYGYIDEDDCDRMRFALEVVMSNLFTFGFIILMGIVFHCFRPTLAFVVMLGALRSLDDTFHSNTFFGCFTMTVFAYVFSVFGPGVIDTSFKVPYMLLSSAFCGSIMLVFLFNRNNIRLNKNSGFMSYIIIMCIILFILTLALPSIFDIILVVMNVIMVVTVTFALGQIIHLRES, from the coding sequence ATGAAAAAAATATCATTTAAATTAAGTCATAATTTTTATAAGTACGGATATATTGATGAAGATGATTGTGATCGCATGCGCTTTGCTTTAGAAGTCGTGATGTCCAATCTTTTTACTTTTGGTTTTATAATTCTGATGGGTATTGTATTTCATTGCTTTCGACCAACACTTGCGTTTGTTGTGATGTTGGGGGCACTTCGAAGTTTAGATGATACATTTCATTCAAATACATTTTTTGGATGTTTTACTATGACCGTCTTTGCTTATGTTTTTTCAGTGTTTGGTCCAGGTGTTATTGATACAAGTTTTAAAGTCCCTTATATGTTATTATCTTCGGCATTTTGTGGGTCGATTATGCTTGTGTTTCTGTTTAATCGTAATAATATTCGTTTAAATAAAAATTCAGGATTTATGAGTTACATTATTATCATGTGCATCATTTTATTTATCCTAACCCTAGCCCTCCCGAGTATCTTTGATATTATTTTGGTAGTAATGAATGTCATTATGGTAGTAACGGTAACGTTTGCTTTAGGACAAATCATTCATCTTCGTGAATCATAA
- a CDS encoding DUF5680 domain-containing protein has product MNYEALIVFLIEAKKNTYASGFGKVDSSRPHSYDLEFNSGKYKYIDSYLGTHLFTGEEAIWNQLNPVWAMNYSGRVINEEKFSSKFLKRALMEPTIDYPFRGKPFYSEGDYTYVMEANGDFSWFIGRELIFNKDELVYELNFHGGLVLDTHFD; this is encoded by the coding sequence ATGAATTATGAAGCGTTAATTGTTTTCCTAATTGAAGCCAAAAAAAATACTTATGCATCAGGTTTTGGAAAAGTAGATAGTAGTCGACCGCATTCATATGATTTAGAGTTTAATTCAGGAAAGTACAAATACATTGATAGTTATTTAGGTACTCATTTGTTCACGGGTGAAGAAGCAATCTGGAATCAATTAAATCCTGTTTGGGCAATGAATTATAGTGGAAGAGTCATTAATGAAGAGAAATTTTCAAGCAAGTTCTTAAAAAGGGCCTTGATGGAGCCAACAATTGATTATCCATTTAGGGGTAAACCGTTTTATTCTGAAGGTGATTATACCTATGTAATGGAGGCAAATGGTGATTTTTCTTGGTTTATCGGCAGAGAACTTATCTTTAATAAAGACGAATTAGTGTATGAACTCAATTTTCATGGGGGATTAGTTTTAGATACTCATTTTGATTAA
- a CDS encoding uracil-xanthine permease family protein, whose translation MSHNLTVGVQEKPSSTSKWVILSLQHVFAMFGATILVPFLTGLDVGVALVASGIGTLIYILCTGAKVPIYLGSSFAYIGSVAAAIASTGGAASAYTGLMVVGLIYLIVSIVITFTGSGWIKKLLPPVVVGPMIVIIGLSLAPTAVKEAGLMGIDVLLEQGKYVGVQGAAWKVPLVAFVTFMSVVLVSIRGKGFIKVVPFLVAIFVGYFSSVVLGLVDLGTVFQGYSFIQIPKFQFIGTYKLDFTAVAAFAPLALVTIAEHIGDHVVLGEITGEDYLESPGLNRTILGDGLATFVSASIGGPANTTYGENTGVIAMTGVGSVYVTGLAAIFAILLGFLGWVQAFITSIPWAVIGGMTIVLYGLIASNGIKVLIKDRTDLSDMKNLVVVASMLVIGLGGASVQITSQTSLTGMSLAAIVGILLNLFLNFIDKPKEIKETY comes from the coding sequence ATGAGTCATAATCTTACAGTAGGGGTTCAAGAGAAACCCAGTTCAACTAGCAAGTGGGTTATCCTAAGCTTGCAGCATGTCTTTGCGATGTTTGGTGCCACCATTCTCGTTCCATTTTTAACGGGTCTGGATGTTGGGGTCGCACTTGTCGCAAGTGGTATTGGTACCTTAATTTATATTCTATGTACAGGCGCTAAGGTTCCAATTTACTTGGGGAGTTCCTTTGCGTATATCGGAAGTGTTGCTGCCGCAATCGCTTCAACGGGAGGCGCAGCAAGTGCTTATACCGGATTAATGGTGGTTGGTTTAATTTACTTAATCGTTTCTATCGTTATTACTTTTACCGGTAGTGGTTGGATTAAGAAATTATTACCACCTGTAGTAGTAGGGCCGATGATTGTGATTATCGGATTATCCCTTGCTCCGACAGCCGTTAAAGAAGCAGGTTTAATGGGGATTGATGTACTTTTAGAACAAGGTAAGTATGTGGGTGTTCAAGGAGCAGCATGGAAAGTTCCTTTAGTAGCTTTTGTAACATTCATGAGTGTAGTGCTTGTTTCCATTCGAGGAAAAGGTTTTATTAAAGTTGTTCCATTCCTTGTCGCAATTTTTGTAGGATATTTTAGTTCTGTTGTATTAGGTCTTGTTGATCTTGGAACCGTATTCCAAGGCTATAGTTTTATTCAAATTCCAAAATTCCAATTTATTGGAACATATAAACTTGATTTCACAGCCGTTGCAGCTTTCGCACCATTAGCGCTCGTAACAATTGCGGAACATATTGGAGACCACGTAGTATTAGGTGAAATTACGGGTGAAGATTATCTTGAAAGTCCAGGACTAAACCGTACAATATTAGGAGATGGATTGGCTACATTTGTCTCTGCATCAATCGGTGGACCTGCAAACACAACTTATGGTGAAAATACAGGGGTAATCGCGATGACGGGTGTAGGATCTGTATATGTGACAGGATTGGCTGCAATCTTCGCAATCTTACTTGGATTCTTAGGATGGGTTCAAGCCTTTATCACAAGTATTCCTTGGGCTGTTATTGGTGGTATGACCATTGTGCTCTATGGATTAATTGCTTCAAATGGTATTAAAGTATTAATTAAAGATCGTACGGATTTATCCGATATGAAAAACTTGGTTGTCGTTGCATCCATGTTGGTGATTGGTCTTGGTGGAGCAAGTGTTCAAATTACATCACAAACTTCATTAACAGGGATGAGTTTAGCGGCAATTGTCGGAATTCTCCTAAACCTTTTCTTGAATTTTATTGATAAACCCAAAGAAATTAAAGAGACTTATTAA
- a CDS encoding class II D-tagatose-bisphosphate aldolase, non-catalytic subunit, with amino-acid sequence MKKNPLFLLNNKRPVGVYSACTASGPVLEATLEFAKEHNSSVVIEATANQVNQFGGYTGMQPVDFKAFVYELSDKVGYDKSRIILGGDHLGPLTWTDLNEDEAMKNACDLVYAYVRAGFTKIHLDTSMRVADDSTEEVLSNETIARRSAMMAKVCLEAYDDLLKEDPEAVFPAFIIGSEVPIPGGAQEEEDTLAVTSPEAFKETYRVFQETFKAADVEKVFDSVIGIVVQPGVEFGDADLFQYNRENAKELTDTLKREFDSFVFEGHSTDYQTPTHLREMVEDGITILKVGPALTFAYREALFALAHIESQICTDPSNFVDVLETAMLDQPGNWQKHYHGTDVELFIKRKYSYSDRARYYLPVPSVQAAITKLVSNLNSVEIPMTLISQYMPYQYRRIKEGIVENNAEALIKDYIKLYLEDYQYATHVDELEA; translated from the coding sequence ATGAAAAAAAATCCATTATTTTTATTAAACAATAAACGTCCTGTGGGTGTTTATTCTGCATGTACGGCAAGCGGACCCGTACTTGAAGCAACATTAGAGTTCGCAAAAGAACACAATTCTTCGGTAGTAATCGAAGCAACCGCAAACCAAGTAAACCAATTTGGTGGTTATACAGGAATGCAACCTGTTGATTTTAAAGCGTTTGTTTATGAACTATCCGATAAAGTTGGATATGACAAATCACGCATCATTCTTGGTGGTGACCATTTAGGTCCTTTAACATGGACTGATTTAAATGAAGATGAAGCAATGAAAAATGCATGTGACTTAGTCTATGCTTATGTTCGTGCTGGTTTTACAAAAATTCACTTAGATACATCAATGCGTGTTGCAGATGATAGTACTGAAGAAGTGTTATCAAATGAAACCATTGCACGTCGTTCAGCAATGATGGCAAAAGTTTGTTTAGAAGCTTATGATGATTTATTGAAAGAAGATCCTGAAGCAGTATTCCCTGCATTTATTATTGGTAGTGAAGTGCCAATTCCAGGTGGTGCCCAAGAGGAAGAAGATACTTTAGCAGTAACATCTCCAGAAGCATTTAAAGAAACATACCGTGTATTCCAAGAAACATTTAAAGCAGCAGACGTGGAAAAAGTATTCGATTCTGTAATCGGTATTGTTGTGCAACCGGGGGTTGAATTTGGTGATGCAGATTTATTCCAATACAATCGTGAAAATGCGAAAGAACTTACGGATACATTAAAACGTGAATTTGATTCATTTGTATTTGAAGGTCATTCAACAGACTATCAAACACCAACACATTTACGTGAAATGGTTGAAGATGGTATCACAATCTTGAAGGTTGGACCAGCATTAACATTCGCATACCGTGAAGCACTCTTTGCGCTTGCACATATCGAAAGTCAAATCTGTACAGATCCATCAAACTTTGTAGATGTTTTAGAAACTGCAATGCTTGATCAACCTGGAAACTGGCAAAAACATTACCATGGAACAGATGTTGAGCTTTTCATCAAACGTAAATACAGCTATAGTGATCGTGCTCGTTATTACTTACCAGTACCTTCAGTACAAGCTGCAATTACAAAACTTGTTTCAAATTTAAATTCTGTAGAAATTCCAATGACATTAATTTCTCAATACATGCCATATCAATACCGTCGTATTAAAGAGGGAATTGTTGAGAATAATGCGGAAGCACTTATTAAAGATTACATTAAACTTTATTTAGAAGATTATCAATATGCAACGCATGTTGATGAATTAGAAGCATAA
- a CDS encoding LPXTG cell wall anchor domain-containing protein, translated as MNSPIRKLSMGILTALVLTASLTSVHAASTTVVENVVVNQKFANASGRVDSDFFFYQVNITNNGKNNDRHDGFDFNANFYLKPSIEGRHLKYVTNAIDHVYYKKDWYGGSRKAATAMVWDNEEGQWKVPNPWVDIDGNPLDTVTPGNPNGIRLKMTDGGKNALELRPKEDTPIPEVGLSGPFNSLVNNGWNMTEISKNSRKNNVLAYDLYNGETGKVNNGKILEISQEKDESLWPHSHGAWHYFSFGNYIYYEIDNDASITYEPVMINDDYDIGDIVSLRTEASIDAPVSFKLTYQWQISDDNESFVNLEDETLDTLSFEAQKANDGAYYRVVIGVERSNTEVVSNAVKLNINKNLVSYESQLSDVENPDAFYTYKDETLGTLPTLTHPLHQFLGWFYDQDGTKFAQSTDPVTTDTPLYASWDLVEDDELFVDEEISYKVGTVSDEASFLTQIHAHVRRRNARMMIGGIDIDSDIETAVDFNVIGDYDVTVGVTDKVHHTAQDKHVLVHVIHDEPQEQPNTTLPEVEQPVDQKPLIKPQVKPELKPILPETPLVTNPDSEEEGERVENGNVTTEVNTKFVINDESGLIDSEDVPYPTQLPNTGVSSNSNALLGLGITIVGFAVLIYFNRKDK; from the coding sequence ATGAATAGTCCTATAAGAAAATTAAGTATGGGAATCCTAACCGCACTTGTATTAACTGCTTCCCTAACTAGTGTCCACGCTGCTTCGACAACCGTAGTGGAAAATGTCGTGGTTAATCAAAAGTTTGCGAACGCATCCGGGCGTGTCGATTCTGATTTCTTTTTCTACCAAGTAAACATCACAAATAACGGGAAAAATAACGATCGTCATGATGGTTTTGATTTTAACGCTAATTTTTATCTCAAACCTTCAATCGAGGGGCGTCATTTGAAATATGTAACCAACGCGATTGATCATGTATATTATAAAAAAGATTGGTATGGCGGGAGTCGTAAAGCTGCGACAGCTATGGTTTGGGATAATGAAGAAGGACAATGGAAGGTTCCAAATCCTTGGGTAGATATTGATGGGAATCCACTAGATACTGTGACTCCCGGAAACCCGAATGGTATTCGTCTTAAAATGACGGATGGTGGCAAAAATGCACTAGAACTACGTCCTAAAGAAGATACTCCGATCCCTGAAGTTGGCTTATCAGGTCCTTTTAATTCATTAGTAAATAACGGATGGAATATGACAGAAATATCAAAAAACAGCCGTAAAAATAATGTTTTAGCCTATGATCTTTATAATGGTGAAACAGGCAAAGTGAATAATGGGAAAATTTTGGAAATTAGTCAAGAAAAAGATGAATCGCTATGGCCGCATTCACACGGTGCTTGGCACTACTTTAGTTTTGGTAATTACATTTATTATGAAATTGATAACGATGCAAGCATTACTTACGAACCCGTTATGATTAACGATGACTATGATATCGGTGATATCGTATCCCTGAGAACTGAAGCAAGTATTGATGCGCCAGTAAGCTTCAAACTCACTTATCAATGGCAAATCAGCGATGATAACGAAAGCTTTGTGAATCTTGAAGATGAAACATTAGATACCTTGTCCTTCGAAGCACAGAAAGCAAATGATGGCGCATATTATCGAGTTGTTATTGGGGTTGAACGTTCAAACACTGAAGTCGTATCTAACGCCGTAAAATTAAATATTAATAAAAATCTTGTATCATATGAATCACAACTTAGTGATGTGGAAAATCCAGATGCTTTCTATACATACAAAGATGAAACATTAGGAACATTACCTACATTAACACATCCTCTTCATCAATTCTTAGGATGGTTTTATGATCAAGATGGTACCAAATTTGCACAAAGCACTGATCCAGTTACAACGGATACACCTTTGTATGCTTCATGGGATTTGGTTGAGGATGATGAACTCTTCGTAGATGAGGAAATCAGTTATAAAGTGGGGACAGTAAGTGATGAAGCATCTTTCCTTACCCAAATCCATGCCCATGTGCGTCGTCGAAATGCACGAATGATGATTGGTGGGATCGATATTGATTCGGATATAGAAACAGCAGTCGACTTCAATGTGATTGGTGACTATGATGTAACTGTAGGTGTAACGGACAAAGTACACCATACCGCTCAAGATAAGCATGTATTGGTTCATGTCATACATGATGAACCACAAGAACAACCTAACACAACGTTACCTGAAGTTGAACAACCAGTAGACCAAAAACCTTTAATCAAACCACAAGTAAAACCCGAATTAAAACCAATCCTTCCTGAAACACCACTCGTTACAAATCCGGATAGCGAAGAAGAAGGTGAACGGGTTGAAAATGGTAATGTTACCACTGAGGTAAATACAAAATTTGTAATTAATGACGAATCAGGCTTAATTGATAGTGAAGATGTTCCTTATCCTACGCAACTACCTAATACCGGTGTAAGTTCTAATTCAAATGCTTTATTGGGACTTGGAATTACGATCGTAGGCTTTGCAGTCTTGATTTATTTCAACCGAAAAGACAAATAG
- a CDS encoding integrase core domain-containing protein gives MRKQSDLGIKFSDNLIHKCCKFLSIKSKVKHYSYKKSGTQSRIYPNIIMNQWKATQPLEIIGSALSRTTGDPKSYYKCLEDILALLKDNKKTAPTILPTDQGAVYHSKAFAKAHENYNIIRSMSRTRTPTDNPIIESLNGWIKAEMACDYQYWSVDNFENFIEEYVHYFNFERPAYCLNYKTPIQYKMDKGF, from the coding sequence AATCCACAAGTGCTGCAAGTTTTTAAGTATTAAATCAAAAGTTAAACACTATTCCTATAAAAAATCTGGAACACAAAGTCGAATTTATCCCAATATTATAATGAATCAATGGAAGGCAACACAACCTTTAGAAATTATTGGTTCTGCATTATCGCGTACAACTGGTGATCCCAAGTCTTACTATAAGTGTCTTGAGGATATCCTTGCGCTACTTAAGGATAATAAAAAAACAGCGCCCACGATTCTTCCCACAGATCAAGGAGCTGTCTACCACTCTAAAGCTTTCGCTAAAGCGCATGAAAATTATAACATAATTAGATCTATGTCACGAACTAGAACACCTACAGATAATCCAATTATCGAATCATTAAATGGATGGATTAAAGCAGAAATGGCGTGTGATTATCAATACTGGTCCGTAGATAACTTTGAAAATTTTATCGAAGAATATGTACATTATTTTAATTTTGAAAGACCTGCTTACTGTTTAAATTACAAAACCCCTATCCAATATAAAATGGATAAGGGTTTCTAG